The genomic segment TGTCAGACATAAAATTAGACCCCGATTTATATTTTAAAATATATAAGATGGTTTATATGATTATCTATCGTCATCAAGACGATACGTCTGCGTCTGAGAAGAACGTTGATCTATATTTTATCGTTAAATATTACACAATTTTTTTGACAGTCGTCTTCCGATGATTTCCATTCCATCGTCCCCTGGATGGAGTAGATCAGCTGTCAACCCGGAGAATGACAGCAGCTGAGATCCATCGATGAGGGTGAGATTATCGTGAGGAGAATCATCGACGATGGAGCGTAGTGCTTCTCGATACGCTCTGGCGTGTGCGGGATCGCCCGATTCGATCACGTCATCGAAGTACGGAAAAAGGGTTATACACGCGATCGGTTTCTCGGGGTGTGCCGTCGCAATCGTATCGACGAACGCTTCGGCGCGTCCCTCGAACTCGTCGGGGGAGAACCCACCTGTATTCGCCATATTCACGGACAGCGCGAGAGTCGCCACGTCCCAATCCTCTCGGGTTGCGATGTAATCCGCCATTGCGGATTCACAGTAGGCTGATCCGGAACATCCAAAGTTCAACGCGTCGAACCCGCAGTTTCGGGCAACGTGGGAAACATAGTTCATATGGGTCGCTGAGGAGGCAGCCCCCTCGGTGATCGACGTCCCATACGCGAGATATCTCTGATCGGGGAGTTCGTCAGCAGTGGGTGGACGACAGTTACCGGAGACAGCATGGACGGCGACCGCTTGGAATCGTTCGAACGCTATCCGGCAGACGTGAGGATCGAATCGCCCCGTGTCCCCCCTAGTGGGTAGCTCTTGGAGGCGGTCTGGGAGGGTAAGTTCGAGTGTTTTCGGTTCCGGACCGATCTCGATCGGCTCCCATGGCTGGAACGAACCCCAAAACGTTCGAACCTGCGTTCGTTCGATCGCGGAGAGCGTGATTTCGATTTCGTCTGTCTCAGAACGAGGAACGAATCTGATCTCACTTCCGGTCGGATGCCGAACCCGCTCACGGGCCGTCTCGTTCAGAGCTGCTCCCACCGTGGCGGGAACGCGGCACAGTCGATC from the Halocatena salina genome contains:
- a CDS encoding SGNH/GDSL hydrolase family protein encodes the protein MMTEKYLSISLHNVAETVSAEWAADADRLCRVPATVGAALNETARERVRHPTGSEIRFVPRSETDEIEITLSAIERTQVRTFWGSFQPWEPIEIGPEPKTLELTLPDRLQELPTRGDTGRFDPHVCRIAFERFQAVAVHAVSGNCRPPTADELPDQRYLAYGTSITEGAASSATHMNYVSHVARNCGFDALNFGCSGSAYCESAMADYIATREDWDVATLALSVNMANTGGFSPDEFEGRAEAFVDTIATAHPEKPIACITLFPYFDDVIESGDPAHARAYREALRSIVDDSPHDNLTLIDGSQLLSFSGLTADLLHPGDDGMEIIGRRLSKKLCNI